The bacterium genome includes the window GGGAAAAAAGCGAGGGAGAGTAAACCAATGGAAGAAGCGATGAGCTTGCAAGAGCAGAGCACTCTGGTAATTGAGTTTCTTGATGGGCTGTTGGAAGCCTTTGAACTTGATGCCGATGTCTATGCCGAGCGCGTCGACGAAGAGACAGTGGAAATGCGGGTGGAAAATGTTCAAGGGGTGGGGTTGCTCATTGGGTCCAAGGGCAACACGCTCCGGGCGGTGGAGGACCTTTCTCGGATGCTGGTGCAACGCAAGTCTGACGGCAACTGTGAAGGTCGCATCCGAGTCGACATCGGCGGGTATCGTGAACGCCGACGAGCCGCATTGGAGTCATTCTGCGAGAAGATCGCCCTTGAGGTTCGGGACAGTGGTACGGAGCGGCCCCTCGAGCCCATGAATGCAGCGGACCGCAAGGTGGTTCACGACGTTGTCGCTGACATCGATGGAGTTAGCACCGTCTCAGAGGGCCAAGAGCCTCGTCGCTGGGTCGTGATCATTCCCGATTGATCCGTGCCCTTGGATAGCGCCGACCGGACGAGACTGACCGCGGTTCTCGACCAAGCCCAGGAGCGGGGGTGGGTTGGCCCTCAGGCAATCGACTGGCAAATCGACCACTCCCTGGGCTTTGCCGCGGCTGCCGCGTCTGTCCCCGACAGGGCTGTGGACTTGGGGAGCGGCGGTGGCCTGCCAGCCCTAGTTCTCGCTGCGGCCTGGCCCCAGTCCAATTGGACACTGGTGGAGTCCTCGCTCCCCAGAGCTGCTTTCTTGGAGCTGCACTGTGCTCGGTTGGGATGGTCCGAGCGTGTAGCCGTATTTCATGCCAACGCTGAGAACTTCAGCCAAGACAAGGAGTATCAGGCCCGGGCTGATCTTGTAACA containing:
- a CDS encoding class I SAM-dependent methyltransferase; amino-acid sequence: MPLDSADRTRLTAVLDQAQERGWVGPQAIDWQIDHSLGFAAAAASVPDRAVDLGSGGGLPALVLAAAWPQSNWTLVESSLPRAAFLELHCARLGWSERVAVFHANAENFSQDKEYQARADLVTARSFGTPLSVIQAAAPLLCIGGELIVSAAPDAIPWPSELLPDYGLSPDNLTSTSPKFHRVTRTAMFHVKH